A section of the Shimia isoporae genome encodes:
- a CDS encoding quaternary amine ABC transporter ATP-binding protein, whose product MTDTNSTAPAIAVEGLWQVFGEHAEKALRTAREATTNPEDFHAIAESLKGRGLIPAVRAADFEVKAGELFVIMGLSGSGKSTMIRCISRLIEPTAGSVRIDGEDILQANEKRLIELRRNKLGMVFQHFGLFPHMTVTDNVAFPLKMQGAGKAERRNRAHEVLELVGLQGREDAYPRNLSGGQRQRVGIARSLAVNPDIWFLDEPFSALDPLIRRQLQDEFLNIQATLKKSIVFITHDIQEALKLADRIAIMRDGEIVQIGTPEDIVLRPVDDYVREFTRDVPKGRHACVESVMLGDVPESMPDDPKLKVGMTLSTALEKCMDLYEPVPVWDDAGNMVGAVHPAELAAALHVDEDTGGAA is encoded by the coding sequence ATGACCGACACGAACAGCACTGCTCCGGCGATTGCCGTCGAAGGCCTCTGGCAGGTCTTCGGCGAGCACGCCGAAAAGGCCTTGCGCACTGCGCGCGAGGCCACCACCAATCCCGAAGACTTCCATGCAATTGCCGAAAGTTTGAAAGGGCGAGGGCTTATACCTGCCGTACGCGCCGCCGATTTTGAGGTGAAGGCTGGCGAACTCTTCGTGATTATGGGGCTCTCGGGCTCCGGCAAATCAACCATGATCCGTTGCATTTCGCGGCTGATCGAGCCGACTGCCGGGTCAGTGCGCATTGACGGCGAAGACATCCTTCAGGCGAACGAGAAGCGTTTGATTGAGCTACGTCGCAACAAGCTGGGAATGGTGTTTCAGCACTTCGGTCTGTTTCCGCACATGACAGTGACCGACAACGTGGCCTTCCCACTGAAAATGCAAGGTGCAGGTAAGGCCGAGCGCCGCAATCGGGCGCATGAAGTTTTGGAACTCGTCGGGCTGCAAGGACGCGAAGATGCCTATCCCCGGAACCTTTCCGGCGGTCAGCGGCAACGTGTAGGCATCGCCCGCTCTCTGGCCGTGAATCCTGACATCTGGTTTTTGGACGAACCGTTTTCCGCATTGGATCCATTGATCCGTCGTCAGCTTCAGGATGAGTTTCTCAACATTCAGGCGACTCTGAAAAAGTCGATCGTGTTCATCACACACGATATCCAAGAGGCGCTCAAACTCGCCGACCGAATTGCGATCATGCGGGATGGTGAAATCGTGCAGATTGGTACACCAGAAGATATCGTTCTTCGTCCGGTCGACGATTATGTTCGCGAATTTACACGCGACGTTCCAAAGGGACGTCATGCTTGCGTGGAAAGCGTAATGTTGGGCGACGTGCCCGAAAGCATGCCGGATGATCCGAAACTCAAAGTGGGTATGACATTGAGCACCGCACTTGAGAAGTGCATGGACCTGTATGAGCCAGTGCCGGTTTGGGATGATGCTGGCAATATGGTCGGAGCGGTGCATCCAGCGGAACTGGCGGCGGCGTTGCATGTGGATGAAGACACTGGCGGGGCTGCCTGA
- a CDS encoding ABC transporter substrate-binding protein, translated as MKSGLSVLAMTAMASGALAADLGATDEPIKLAINEWTGQHVTTHVAAEMLRAAGYEVEFVTAGMLNQFQAIADGDIHATLEIWSSNVSDQYAVLKGEGKLEELSDLGLDAREGIAYPAHVEELCPGLPAWEALNDCAMNFATAETLPMGRLVDYPADWGTPGADRMTGLELPFKAIPAGSEGALIAELRASTEKKSPLLITFWQPHWAMSAYDVKFVQLPAGEDACFTDASWGPNPNAINDCDFAASRIFKAGWPGLKDKWPAAHEILVNYTLAVGDQQPMMGAVDVDGKSVEEVVAAWMGANESKWKPVVEAATK; from the coding sequence ATGAAATCCGGCCTGTCAGTGCTGGCAATGACTGCGATGGCCTCGGGCGCATTGGCCGCCGATCTTGGCGCCACGGATGAGCCGATCAAGCTGGCGATCAACGAATGGACTGGTCAGCATGTGACAACACACGTTGCAGCCGAAATGCTGCGTGCTGCTGGCTATGAGGTTGAATTCGTAACAGCAGGCATGCTGAACCAGTTCCAAGCAATTGCGGATGGCGACATCCACGCGACGCTGGAAATTTGGTCCTCCAACGTTTCTGATCAGTACGCGGTCCTGAAAGGTGAAGGCAAACTGGAAGAGTTGTCGGATCTGGGCCTGGATGCACGCGAGGGCATCGCGTACCCCGCCCACGTGGAAGAGCTCTGCCCTGGGCTGCCTGCTTGGGAAGCCTTGAATGACTGCGCAATGAACTTTGCCACCGCCGAGACACTGCCGATGGGTCGACTGGTTGACTATCCTGCCGATTGGGGCACGCCCGGTGCGGATCGCATGACCGGTCTGGAGCTTCCGTTCAAAGCAATTCCTGCTGGCTCGGAAGGCGCATTGATTGCTGAGCTGCGTGCTTCTACTGAAAAGAAATCACCCCTGCTGATCACTTTCTGGCAACCTCACTGGGCGATGTCCGCATACGACGTGAAATTTGTGCAGCTGCCAGCAGGTGAAGATGCATGTTTCACGGATGCAAGCTGGGGCCCGAACCCGAACGCGATCAACGACTGTGACTTTGCAGCAAGCCGCATCTTCAAGGCGGGTTGGCCGGGCCTCAAAGACAAGTGGCCTGCGGCGCACGAGATTCTGGTGAACTACACGCTGGCGGTTGGCGACCAGCAACCGATGATGGGCGCAGTCGATGTCGATGGCAAATCCGTAGAGGAAGTTGTGGCGGCATGGATGGGCGCAAACGAGTCCAAGTGGAAGCCGGTCGTAGAAGCGGCGACCAAGTAA
- the dapB gene encoding 4-hydroxy-tetrahydrodipicolinate reductase, producing MSDLPGIVITGASGRMGQMLIKTVLDSDKARLVGVVERAGHDWVGRDVGEAMGGAALGVTVTDEPLEAFAKAQAVIDFTAPAATVQFAKLAAQARAVHVIGTTGMTEDDIAQLEPCARHAVIVRAGNMSLGVNLLTLLTKKVAAALDEEFDIEVVEYHHRHKVDAPSGTALMLGEAAAEGRGVSLTDVADRGRDGITGARKRGDIGFTAIRGGDIIGEHDVMFACDGEQIILRHKATDRSLFAKGALRAALWGQDQKPGEYDMLDVLGL from the coding sequence ATGTCAGACTTGCCGGGAATCGTGATCACTGGAGCGTCGGGCCGCATGGGGCAGATGTTGATCAAGACGGTACTGGACAGCGACAAGGCGCGCCTTGTTGGTGTTGTGGAGCGCGCAGGTCACGACTGGGTTGGGCGCGATGTCGGCGAGGCCATGGGCGGAGCCGCGCTTGGCGTGACGGTCACCGATGAGCCGCTGGAAGCCTTTGCGAAGGCGCAGGCGGTGATTGATTTCACGGCTCCTGCGGCCACCGTTCAGTTTGCCAAACTTGCCGCTCAGGCGCGGGCTGTTCATGTGATTGGCACCACCGGGATGACCGAGGACGATATCGCCCAGCTGGAGCCGTGCGCTCGTCATGCTGTGATCGTGCGTGCCGGAAATATGAGCCTAGGTGTGAATCTTTTGACGCTGCTGACGAAAAAGGTTGCTGCGGCCTTGGACGAAGAGTTCGACATTGAAGTGGTTGAATATCACCATCGCCACAAGGTCGATGCTCCTTCCGGCACAGCCCTGATGCTCGGTGAAGCCGCAGCAGAAGGCCGCGGCGTATCGCTGACTGACGTAGCCGATCGTGGTCGCGACGGAATAACCGGGGCGCGAAAGCGCGGGGATATCGGGTTTACTGCAATTCGCGGAGGAGACATCATCGGGGAGCACGACGTTATGTTCGCCTGTGATGGTGAGCAGATTATCTTGCGCCACAAAGCGACAGATCGGAGCCTCTTTGCAAAAGGTGCGCTGAGAGCCGCTCTCTGGGGGCAGGACCAGAAACCCGGCGAATATGATATGCTCGACGTGTTGGGTTTGTGA
- the rbfA gene encoding 30S ribosome-binding factor RbfA — protein sequence MAKHRDSEGRGPSQRMLRVGELIRRTLSEVLMKGDIHDPDLNRLSITVGEVRVSPDLTIATAYVLPLGGGQQEEAIAYLARNKGELRRIIGKKAGLKHAPDLRFRIDKTYDQMEATRAMLSDERVRRDVEKPDDPEADTQ from the coding sequence ATGGCAAAACACAGAGATTCCGAGGGCCGCGGCCCCTCCCAGCGGATGTTACGCGTCGGCGAACTGATCCGTCGCACCCTGTCCGAAGTCCTGATGAAGGGCGATATCCATGATCCGGACCTGAACCGTTTGTCGATCACGGTGGGCGAAGTCCGCGTCAGCCCGGACCTTACCATCGCAACCGCCTACGTTCTGCCACTTGGCGGCGGACAACAGGAAGAGGCGATTGCCTACCTGGCCCGCAACAAAGGTGAGCTCCGCCGCATCATCGGCAAGAAGGCGGGGCTAAAACACGCGCCGGACCTGCGATTCCGTATCGACAAAACCTATGACCAGATGGAAGCGACACGCGCCATGCTGTCAGACGAGCGCGTCCGGCGAGATGTCGAAAAACCGGACGATCCGGAGGCTGACACCCAGTGA
- a CDS encoding phosphodiester glycosidase family protein, which produces MIRVLLTAALVLLPTLAGAVTCEDAAHEGNRYTLCTVDLETEELRLFLRDTDGAILGQFRDIQRALPDRRFLAFAMNAGMYHSDRRPVGHYVEFGEEEAPLLTGASKGNFGLLPNGVFCINDTRADVIETLKFAKTRPSCEHATQSGPMLVIDGQLHPRFLVDSTSKFIRNGVGTSADGRKAYFVISRNAVTFHEFGLIFRDVLETPNALYFDGKISRLHAPSINRSDPGFLMGPIVGVLETSAN; this is translated from the coding sequence GTGATCCGCGTACTTCTAACCGCTGCACTGGTCTTGCTGCCTACTCTAGCTGGCGCAGTGACGTGTGAAGACGCAGCCCACGAAGGCAACCGATACACTCTTTGCACTGTTGATCTCGAAACAGAAGAGCTGCGTCTTTTCCTGCGCGACACCGACGGCGCCATTCTTGGACAGTTTCGGGACATACAACGCGCATTGCCAGACCGCCGTTTTCTCGCTTTCGCCATGAATGCTGGCATGTATCATTCCGACCGCCGCCCCGTCGGCCACTACGTTGAGTTCGGCGAAGAGGAGGCTCCTCTTTTGACAGGGGCGTCCAAAGGAAACTTCGGCCTTTTGCCTAACGGTGTGTTCTGCATCAACGACACGCGCGCGGATGTGATCGAAACTCTTAAATTTGCGAAAACCCGACCTTCGTGTGAACACGCCACTCAATCAGGACCCATGCTGGTGATCGACGGCCAGTTGCACCCGCGCTTTCTTGTGGACAGCACGTCAAAATTCATTCGCAACGGCGTTGGTACTTCGGCCGATGGAAGAAAAGCGTATTTTGTAATCTCTCGAAACGCGGTCACCTTTCACGAATTCGGGCTAATTTTCCGCGACGTGCTGGAAACGCCCAACGCACTGTATTTCGACGGCAAGATCAGTCGCTTGCACGCGCCGTCCATCAACCGGTCCGACCCGGGCTTTCTGATGGGGCCAATTGTCGGCGTGCTGGAAACCTCCGCAAATTGA
- the truB gene encoding tRNA pseudouridine(55) synthase TruB produces the protein MARKRKGRDISGWLVVDKPAGMTSTSVVNKVRWAFNAKKAGHAGTLDPDATGVLAVALGEATKTVPFITDALKAYTFTVRLGQATNTDDAEGEVIAESNLRPEDNEIKAALGQFVGDIMQVPPKFSAVKIDGQRAYKLARDGEDVEIAARPLWVEELLMIDREDVDHVTLEMTCGKGGYVRSIARDLGEALGCHGHVRELRRIWSGPFDAADGLTVEQIDEMAKQPELDQYLRPLEQGLIDLPEVKATSEGATRLRNGNAGMVIASDVEYGEECWASFEGQPVAVGVFKAGELHPSRVFVLPQD, from the coding sequence ATGGCACGCAAACGCAAAGGCCGCGACATTTCCGGTTGGCTCGTTGTCGACAAACCTGCAGGCATGACTTCCACATCGGTGGTCAACAAAGTTCGCTGGGCGTTCAATGCCAAAAAGGCCGGCCATGCGGGTACGCTTGATCCGGACGCCACAGGTGTGCTGGCCGTCGCCCTTGGTGAAGCTACCAAAACCGTGCCCTTCATCACGGATGCTCTCAAAGCCTACACATTCACGGTGCGCCTCGGACAAGCGACCAACACCGACGATGCCGAAGGTGAAGTGATAGCAGAATCCAATTTGCGCCCTGAAGACAACGAAATCAAAGCCGCTCTGGGCCAGTTCGTCGGTGACATCATGCAGGTGCCACCAAAGTTCTCAGCAGTCAAAATCGATGGGCAGCGTGCCTACAAGCTCGCCCGCGACGGCGAAGATGTGGAAATCGCCGCGCGTCCGCTGTGGGTCGAGGAACTTCTGATGATCGACCGCGAAGATGTCGATCATGTCACTCTGGAGATGACCTGCGGCAAAGGTGGCTATGTTCGGTCCATCGCCCGCGATCTCGGCGAAGCTCTGGGCTGTCACGGTCATGTGCGCGAACTGCGCAGAATCTGGTCCGGGCCTTTCGATGCCGCTGACGGGCTTACTGTCGAACAAATCGACGAAATGGCGAAACAGCCGGAACTGGACCAATATCTGCGCCCTCTCGAACAAGGCCTGATCGACCTGCCAGAAGTGAAAGCCACGTCAGAAGGGGCAACGCGTCTACGCAATGGAAATGCAGGAATGGTGATCGCGTCCGATGTGGAATACGGCGAGGAATGCTGGGCCAGCTTCGAAGGCCAGCCCGTCGCTGTTGGCGTCTTCAAGGCAGGCGAACTTCACCCCAGCCGCGTTTTTGTGTTGCCGCAGGACTGA
- a CDS encoding DUF1643 domain-containing protein, translating to MFTRTFQKDDAASSALYSECETYRYALTRVWDTGKERVLFIMLNPSKATEQQNDPTIERCERRARALGFGGFRAVNIFALRETDPKKLRQHPAPAGPDNDTVVAESCNWADVIIAAWGAHGDHLNRGFEMRDVLAGTNRPISHLGLTKHGHPRHPLYIAYATQPERWDLSA from the coding sequence TTGTTCACGCGCACGTTTCAGAAAGACGATGCCGCATCTTCGGCGCTTTACTCGGAGTGCGAGACTTACCGCTATGCGTTGACCCGTGTCTGGGACACGGGCAAAGAACGCGTGCTCTTCATCATGCTCAACCCGTCCAAGGCCACCGAACAACAGAACGACCCGACGATAGAACGCTGTGAACGCCGCGCTCGTGCCTTGGGTTTCGGCGGTTTCCGGGCCGTGAATATTTTTGCGTTGCGCGAAACCGACCCAAAAAAACTGCGCCAGCACCCAGCTCCGGCAGGTCCCGACAACGATACTGTCGTTGCCGAAAGCTGCAATTGGGCCGATGTCATTATTGCCGCGTGGGGGGCGCATGGCGATCACCTGAACCGCGGATTTGAGATGCGCGATGTTCTGGCTGGAACCAATCGCCCGATCTCTCACCTCGGTCTGACCAAACATGGCCATCCCCGGCACCCTCTGTATATCGCCTACGCAACTCAACCTGAACGCTGGGATCTTTCCGCATAA
- a CDS encoding calcium-binding protein — MLWLAGLIAVMAGAAVFVGTDDITVETDADEETPEDNAEAVTSPSETTALEIALAPEPDDVRGGAANDILAGSEVSDGIHGGDGDDQINGYAGDDTITGGAGNDILFGASGLDQLGGGADNDILHGQDGSDTLRGGDGDDSLFGHNNNDLLYGESGSDSLVGGFGDDTLNGGPGDDALHGGYENDVLNGGSGDDTLFGGQGDDMAIGNTDHETDFLNGGSGEDTLIGGTGDILTGGDDADSFVLDASAEAPLTVMDFDHSEDNLLVLYTNQNSIPQVEIRPLGSDPDMIEVVVDGEALAIVRGGGGLTAADISVVAEV, encoded by the coding sequence ATGTTGTGGTTAGCAGGTTTGATCGCCGTCATGGCGGGCGCCGCCGTTTTTGTTGGCACCGATGACATTACTGTCGAGACAGACGCAGACGAAGAAACGCCTGAAGACAATGCCGAAGCTGTCACATCGCCGTCTGAAACAACGGCACTCGAAATCGCTCTGGCACCAGAACCGGACGACGTCCGAGGCGGCGCAGCCAACGACATTCTGGCAGGGAGCGAGGTCTCAGATGGAATCCATGGTGGCGACGGAGATGATCAGATCAACGGATACGCCGGCGACGACACCATCACAGGTGGCGCGGGGAATGACATTCTCTTTGGAGCCAGCGGACTCGACCAGCTTGGGGGGGGAGCGGATAACGACATCCTTCATGGTCAGGATGGAAGCGACACTCTGAGAGGCGGTGACGGAGACGACAGTCTTTTTGGACACAACAACAATGACTTGCTCTACGGCGAAAGCGGCTCGGATTCTCTTGTCGGCGGGTTCGGTGACGACACATTGAACGGCGGACCGGGAGATGACGCACTCCACGGCGGATACGAAAATGACGTCCTCAATGGAGGCTCTGGCGACGACACCCTATTCGGCGGCCAGGGAGATGACATGGCCATTGGCAACACGGACCACGAAACCGACTTTCTCAATGGCGGGAGCGGCGAAGACACCTTGATAGGCGGAACCGGCGATATACTCACGGGCGGTGATGACGCAGACTCCTTCGTACTGGATGCTTCCGCTGAAGCGCCACTGACCGTGATGGATTTTGACCATAGCGAAGACAACCTTTTGGTACTGTACACGAACCAAAACAGCATTCCGCAGGTCGAAATCCGCCCCCTTGGTAGCGACCCTGACATGATCGAGGTGGTCGTCGACGGCGAAGCTCTCGCCATCGTCCGCGGAGGCGGCGGCCTGACAGCTGCAGATATCTCCGTTGTCGCCGAGGTATAG
- the rpsO gene encoding 30S ribosomal protein S15 — protein MSITVEEKARLMKEFATKEGDTGSPEVQVAILTSRINTLTEHFKTHKKDNHGRRGLLKMVAQRRKLLDYLKGKEEARYQDLIKRLGIRR, from the coding sequence ATGTCGATCACTGTTGAAGAAAAAGCACGCCTGATGAAGGAATTCGCAACCAAAGAAGGCGACACCGGTTCGCCTGAAGTTCAGGTTGCCATCCTTACTTCGCGCATCAACACTCTGACCGAGCACTTCAAAACCCACAAAAAAGACAACCACGGTCGCCGTGGTCTGCTGAAAATGGTTGCCCAGCGCCGTAAGCTTCTGGACTACCTGAAGGGCAAAGAAGAAGCACGCTATCAGGACCTGATCAAACGTCTCGGCATCCGCCGCTAA
- a CDS encoding AraC family transcriptional regulator, translating into MKSKSPTHNVTWAQAILQKLAAEGIPEKDLVQGLGISPNQFNDPDAQWSFENTLAIFRRACALTNNDLFGFHLAQEPDLVKRAGLLAYVGVSAPTVGGYLRNITRFQRVFGDASTAELEEGPETSFLRWRYEISSTSATSQYAEFGGLGTLYTLRRYSNRTLTPRYVHFAHHRSKNTDPIVRFLGCEVLFGQRENVIALKTKDLDLPLITADDHLQRTLFSICEATIARLPRDPDSTARRVERCASEKLASGTATLEKISAELGMSQRTLARRLTEEGTTFAALMADLRKALARDYLLNSPLPLTEIAFLLGYNDASSFSTAFRRWFNTTPRQFRVNEGVGA; encoded by the coding sequence ATGAAATCCAAGTCGCCGACACATAATGTCACTTGGGCCCAAGCCATTTTACAAAAACTCGCGGCAGAAGGCATTCCAGAGAAAGACCTTGTGCAAGGCCTCGGCATCAGTCCCAACCAATTCAACGACCCCGATGCGCAATGGTCTTTCGAGAACACGCTGGCCATATTTCGCCGCGCCTGCGCGCTGACCAACAATGATCTGTTCGGCTTTCACCTTGCCCAAGAGCCTGACCTCGTTAAACGCGCTGGGCTCTTGGCATACGTCGGTGTTTCCGCGCCAACCGTTGGTGGTTATCTGAGGAACATCACTCGTTTTCAACGCGTATTCGGGGATGCCAGCACAGCTGAGCTTGAGGAAGGACCAGAGACTTCCTTTTTAAGGTGGCGTTACGAGATTTCTTCGACCAGCGCAACGAGCCAATATGCCGAATTTGGCGGCCTTGGAACACTCTACACGCTGCGACGATACAGCAATCGTACTCTCACGCCACGGTACGTGCATTTTGCGCATCATCGCTCCAAGAACACAGACCCAATCGTTCGTTTCCTTGGCTGCGAAGTGCTCTTTGGCCAACGGGAAAACGTCATTGCACTCAAAACGAAAGATCTGGATCTGCCGCTAATAACAGCGGATGACCATTTGCAACGGACACTTTTTTCTATCTGCGAGGCCACGATTGCGCGACTTCCGCGGGACCCGGACAGCACCGCACGGCGTGTCGAGAGATGCGCTTCAGAGAAACTTGCCTCCGGCACCGCCACGCTTGAAAAGATATCTGCCGAACTAGGAATGAGCCAGCGTACGCTGGCGCGCCGGTTGACAGAGGAAGGCACTACTTTCGCTGCCTTGATGGCAGACCTGCGCAAAGCGCTGGCGCGCGACTATCTGCTCAACAGCCCCCTGCCCTTGACCGAAATTGCCTTTTTGCTCGGTTACAACGATGCCAGCAGTTTCAGCACGGCTTTTCGCAGATGGTTCAACACCACGCCGCGCCAGTTCCGCGTCAACGAGGGCGTCGGAGCCTAG
- a CDS encoding glycine zipper domain-containing protein, translated as MTFTFKNTAIAAIVASMALAAPMSAHAGSIGKKALKGAVAGAVISEIAGGDAKEGAKIGAAAGALKGVVDKNRKHDNRRHNNKNKARAR; from the coding sequence ATGACATTCACTTTCAAAAACACCGCAATCGCCGCAATCGTTGCTTCTATGGCTCTGGCAGCCCCGATGTCCGCTCACGCAGGAAGCATCGGCAAGAAAGCCCTGAAAGGTGCAGTTGCCGGCGCGGTGATCTCCGAAATCGCCGGTGGTGACGCAAAAGAGGGCGCGAAAATCGGTGCTGCCGCAGGTGCTCTTAAGGGTGTCGTCGACAAGAACCGCAAGCACGACAACCGCCGCCACAACAACAAGAACAAAGCCAGAGCGCGTTGA
- a CDS encoding polysaccharide deacetylase family protein, which yields MTYVAFQISKSTRFQFFGELVARGPIDCPRVALTLDDGPSTKYTASVLQTLARHNVQATFFLTGDAATAHPELVSMIASAGHEIGNHSFSHPRMIGMRQATIAREIEDTDTAIRNAGYDGPLHFRPPFGKRFLGLPYYLKKTNRLTVLWDISAETDPTRTKDPNEIAQRTIDASQNGSIILLHVMFNSRQGSRDALPKIIEGIRAKGLEFATISDLIDPQNCPAAK from the coding sequence TTGACCTACGTCGCATTCCAGATAAGCAAATCGACCCGTTTCCAATTCTTTGGCGAACTTGTTGCGCGTGGCCCAATTGATTGCCCGCGGGTTGCGCTCACTCTCGATGACGGACCTTCGACCAAGTACACCGCATCTGTTTTGCAAACGCTTGCCCGACACAATGTCCAAGCCACGTTTTTCCTGACAGGAGATGCGGCAACCGCGCACCCTGAACTCGTAAGCATGATCGCCAGCGCGGGGCATGAGATCGGCAATCATTCTTTTTCGCACCCCCGTATGATCGGCATGCGCCAAGCCACAATCGCACGAGAGATCGAGGACACCGACACTGCCATCCGAAATGCTGGCTACGATGGGCCGCTACACTTCCGGCCTCCTTTCGGAAAACGCTTCCTTGGCCTGCCATACTATCTAAAAAAGACAAACCGGCTGACTGTCCTTTGGGACATCTCTGCAGAAACCGACCCCACCCGCACCAAAGACCCAAACGAGATCGCTCAACGCACCATAGACGCCAGTCAGAATGGCAGCATCATCCTGCTGCATGTGATGTTCAATTCGAGACAGGGCTCGCGCGATGCCTTACCGAAAATCATCGAAGGCATTCGGGCGAAGGGGTTGGAGTTTGCCACGATATCCGACTTGATCGATCCGCAAAACTGTCCGGCGGCCAAATGA
- a CDS encoding SGNH/GDSL hydrolase family protein → MKVPATRFPGTLILALLMGAFLFLAGCSEPVTRNSVEGIPVAEATAEPEVSRNASPRILAMGDSLMAWHTVSGRSIANAVGDALNEPVANHSVSGARIIYSLPVSGAMGMRISNQYRKGDWDWVVLNGGGNDLWMGCGCGACDNRMDRMISKDGRKGAIPHLVDSLRGTGAKIVYVGYLRSPGAWSPIEGCKAAGNELENRIAKLAKILPEMHFVSLQDLVPHGDRSYHGMDMIHPSVKASREIGQRVATVIKEVEAGS, encoded by the coding sequence ATGAAAGTTCCCGCTACCAGATTTCCAGGTACGCTGATTCTCGCTCTCTTGATGGGCGCGTTTCTTTTCCTTGCAGGTTGTAGCGAGCCTGTGACCCGCAACTCAGTTGAAGGCATTCCTGTGGCAGAAGCCACCGCGGAACCTGAAGTGAGCCGCAACGCTTCCCCCCGTATACTTGCAATGGGCGACAGTTTGATGGCGTGGCACACCGTGTCCGGCCGCTCAATCGCAAACGCGGTGGGCGACGCCTTGAACGAACCGGTGGCAAACCATTCCGTAAGTGGCGCGCGCATCATCTACAGCTTGCCGGTTTCCGGCGCGATGGGCATGCGCATTTCCAACCAATACCGCAAAGGTGATTGGGACTGGGTGGTTCTGAATGGCGGTGGCAACGATCTTTGGATGGGCTGCGGCTGTGGTGCGTGCGATAATCGGATGGACCGAATGATCTCAAAAGACGGTCGAAAGGGTGCCATCCCGCATCTTGTGGATTCGCTGCGTGGTACGGGTGCTAAGATTGTATACGTAGGTTATTTGCGCAGCCCCGGCGCTTGGTCGCCTATCGAAGGCTGCAAGGCCGCAGGCAACGAACTGGAGAACCGCATTGCCAAATTGGCAAAGATCCTGCCTGAAATGCACTTCGTTTCGCTTCAGGATCTGGTGCCTCACGGGGACCGTAGCTATCATGGAATGGATATGATCCACCCGTCGGTGAAGGCCAGCCGCGAAATTGGCCAGCGGGTTGCGACCGTTATCAAAGAGGTTGAGGCAGGAAGCTAA